A region of Haloplanus sp. XH21 DNA encodes the following proteins:
- a CDS encoding molybdopterin molybdotransferase MoeA: MSHDDLEHAGFKDRTRVDEALETILHAVSGHDRTERIALGRVDGRTLAETVTAPTPVPGYDRAAMDGYAVRAEDTFGATGRSPTVLREADGEVAPGEAVRVHTGSDLPDGADAVVMVEETEIVGDEIEVFDAVAEGENVGEVGEDVAEGEELYQPGHRIRPSDLGLLKSVGIDQVEVYDPPTVGVIPTGEELVQRDPAPGEVIETNGLTVSRLANRWGAIPTYRNVVDDDPHAIRAAIQRDLAKDVVVTTGGSSVGERDYTPEVVDDIGEVLVHGVALKPGHPVALGVVEDTPVIMLPGYPVACIINAVQFLRPILKTVGNMPVPDHPTVEARLTRKISSEPGTRTFARVRLTEDGEDDTPAAEPTRASGAGVLSSVALADGWVVVPEEREGYDAGDHVAVENWEWSA; encoded by the coding sequence ATGAGCCACGACGACCTCGAACACGCGGGATTCAAGGATCGAACCCGCGTCGACGAGGCCCTGGAGACGATTCTGCACGCCGTGTCGGGCCACGACCGAACCGAGCGCATCGCCTTGGGACGGGTCGACGGCCGGACGCTCGCTGAGACGGTGACCGCGCCGACGCCCGTCCCCGGCTATGACCGGGCGGCGATGGACGGCTACGCGGTGCGCGCCGAGGACACCTTCGGCGCGACGGGTCGGTCACCCACGGTGCTCCGCGAGGCCGACGGTGAGGTCGCCCCCGGCGAGGCCGTCCGCGTCCACACGGGCAGTGACCTCCCCGACGGCGCCGACGCCGTCGTCATGGTCGAGGAGACGGAGATCGTCGGCGACGAGATAGAGGTGTTCGACGCCGTCGCCGAGGGTGAGAACGTCGGCGAAGTAGGCGAGGACGTCGCCGAGGGCGAGGAACTCTACCAGCCGGGCCACCGGATCCGCCCCTCCGATCTCGGCCTGCTGAAATCCGTCGGCATCGATCAGGTCGAGGTGTACGACCCGCCGACGGTCGGCGTCATCCCGACGGGCGAGGAACTCGTCCAGCGCGACCCCGCGCCCGGCGAAGTCATCGAAACCAACGGGCTCACCGTCTCGCGCCTCGCCAACCGCTGGGGCGCCATCCCCACGTATCGAAACGTCGTCGACGACGACCCGCACGCCATCCGCGCCGCGATCCAGCGGGATCTGGCCAAGGACGTGGTGGTCACCACGGGCGGGTCGTCGGTCGGCGAACGCGACTACACGCCCGAAGTCGTCGACGACATCGGCGAGGTGCTGGTCCACGGCGTCGCGCTCAAACCCGGCCATCCCGTCGCCCTCGGCGTCGTCGAAGACACGCCGGTGATCATGCTCCCGGGCTACCCCGTCGCCTGCATCATCAACGCCGTCCAGTTCCTCCGACCGATCCTCAAGACCGTGGGCAACATGCCCGTCCCCGACCACCCGACCGTCGAGGCCCGGTTGACGCGAAAGATTTCCAGCGAACCCGGAACCCGGACGTTCGCCCGCGTTCGGTTGACCGAGGACGGCGAGGACGACACGCCCGCCGCCGAACCCACTCGCGCGAGCGGTGCGGGCGTCCTCTCCAGCGTCGCGCTGGCGGATGGCTGGGTCGTCGTCCCCGAGGAACGCGAGGGGTACGACGCGGGTGACCACGTCGCCGTCGAGAACTGGGAGTGGTCGGCATGA
- a CDS encoding molybdopterin biosynthesis protein, with protein sequence MSDGRQEFHDLKSPAEARDAIDSLDLSPADETVPLDEARGRVLAERIDAGLDVPGFDRASMDGYAVRAEDTFGADEADPAVLEQVGSVHAGAEPDVRVDPGTCAEISTGAVMPPGADAVVMVERTDETADGVAIRTSVAPGDNVMVAGADVAAGSRALGPGTLLTPREIGLLSALGVDEVPVRGTPTVGIVSTGDELVRPGETLRSEAGQIYDVNSYTIAAGVEEAGGEAVLYPHAGDDYDEMERLLVEAAEECDLVLSSGSTSASAVDVIYRVIESEGELLLHGVSVKPGKPMLVGHLEDSAYVGLPGYPVSALTIFRTFVAPAIRAAAGLPAPQTAAVEGRMAVQERYGEGRTRLMPVGLVETDEGTLVYPVDKGSGATTSLVEADGVVEVDADTAYLAEGESVTVQLFSPDVRAPTLLGVGEDDPALSRLLDHLERPRYLDVGSRQARRRLRDGVPDVAVVTGPSDRDVSAVDLGGWRREWGLVVPDGNPDAITGVADLVDRDLRVSNRSRDSGLRASLDAELDALASDRGVDRRDLTDAIDGYELTVKGFESPARKVLAGDADAGLGLRATAQALDCGFVPLGTESVRVLANPDRTEKTGVKQLESALDTHFDDIVASLAGVER encoded by the coding sequence ATGAGTGACGGCCGACAGGAGTTCCACGACCTCAAATCCCCCGCGGAGGCCCGGGACGCCATCGACTCGCTCGACCTGTCGCCCGCCGACGAGACGGTTCCGCTCGACGAGGCGCGGGGCCGCGTCCTCGCGGAGCGCATCGACGCCGGCCTCGACGTGCCAGGGTTCGACCGCGCGAGCATGGACGGCTACGCGGTGCGCGCCGAGGACACCTTCGGTGCCGACGAGGCCGACCCCGCTGTCCTCGAACAGGTCGGCTCGGTCCACGCCGGCGCCGAACCCGACGTGCGCGTCGACCCAGGCACCTGCGCCGAGATTTCGACGGGGGCGGTGATGCCACCCGGCGCCGACGCCGTCGTCATGGTCGAGCGAACGGACGAGACGGCCGACGGCGTGGCGATCCGCACCTCGGTCGCGCCCGGCGACAACGTGATGGTCGCGGGCGCTGACGTGGCCGCGGGGTCACGTGCGCTCGGCCCCGGCACCCTGCTCACGCCGCGCGAAATCGGATTGCTGTCGGCGCTCGGCGTCGACGAGGTCCCCGTCCGCGGCACGCCGACGGTCGGTATCGTCTCCACCGGCGACGAACTCGTCCGCCCCGGTGAGACGCTCCGCAGCGAGGCCGGACAGATCTACGATGTCAACTCCTACACCATCGCCGCGGGCGTCGAGGAAGCGGGCGGCGAGGCCGTCCTCTACCCCCACGCCGGCGACGATTACGACGAGATGGAGCGCCTCTTGGTCGAGGCTGCCGAGGAGTGTGATCTCGTGCTCTCCTCGGGGTCGACCTCCGCCAGCGCCGTCGATGTCATCTACCGCGTCATCGAGAGCGAGGGCGAACTCCTGCTGCACGGCGTCTCGGTCAAGCCGGGCAAGCCGATGCTCGTCGGGCACCTGGAGGACTCGGCGTACGTCGGCCTCCCCGGCTACCCCGTCTCCGCGCTCACCATCTTCCGAACCTTCGTCGCGCCGGCGATTCGCGCCGCGGCCGGCCTCCCCGCCCCTCAGACGGCGGCCGTCGAGGGGCGGATGGCCGTCCAGGAGCGATACGGCGAGGGGCGCACCAGACTCATGCCCGTCGGCCTCGTCGAAACCGACGAGGGAACGCTTGTCTACCCCGTCGACAAGGGAAGCGGGGCGACGACGAGTCTGGTCGAGGCCGACGGCGTCGTCGAAGTGGACGCCGACACCGCCTACCTCGCCGAGGGCGAGTCCGTGACGGTGCAGTTGTTCTCGCCCGACGTGCGCGCGCCGACCCTCCTCGGTGTCGGCGAGGACGACCCCGCGCTCTCGCGCTTGCTCGATCATCTGGAGCGCCCCCGCTATCTCGATGTCGGAAGCCGCCAGGCTCGGCGCCGCCTCCGCGACGGCGTCCCCGACGTGGCCGTCGTCACCGGCCCCAGCGACCGCGACGTGTCGGCCGTCGACCTCGGCGGGTGGCGTCGGGAGTGGGGTCTCGTCGTCCCCGATGGCAACCCCGACGCCATCACCGGCGTCGCCGACCTGGTGGACCGCGACCTCCGAGTCAGCAACCGCTCGCGGGATTCCGGGCTCCGGGCCAGCCTCGACGCCGAACTCGACGCCCTCGCGTCGGATCGCGGCGTCGACCGCCGGGACCTGACCGACGCCATCGACGGCTACGAGCTGACGGTCAAGGGCTTCGAGAGCCCCGCGCGGAAGGTACTGGCCGGCGACGCCGACGCCGGACTCGGCCTGCGGGCGACGGCGCAAGCCCTCGACTGCGGGTTCGTTCCGCTCGGTACCGAGTCGGTTCGCGTCCTGGCGAACCCGGATCGAACCGAGAAAACGGGAGTCAAACAGCTCGAATCTGCCCTCGATACGCATTTCGACGACATCGTGGCGTCGCTCGCGGGCGTCGAACGCTAG
- a CDS encoding HAD family hydrolase, producing MVAHAYDFWLFDLDGTLVDVEPSYARDVFDRVGDRIDRTFSDHEVEVLWHGLSGAREAQLVEWGVDPDTFWDALHDAENPADRAEATYLHDDAAFVADLDRPVGLVTHCQEYLVDPVLDHVGIRDWFDTVVSCTGEIGWKPDPAPVYLAMSDIGVDDEDDGILAGDGPNDIGAAWNAGLDGVHVERHGPDRRGRCVLGDYRVESLDELRRMTTSDDAVGRAATPTGSD from the coding sequence ATGGTCGCACACGCCTACGATTTCTGGCTGTTCGACCTCGACGGAACGCTCGTGGACGTGGAACCATCGTACGCCCGCGACGTGTTCGACCGCGTCGGAGATCGGATCGACCGCACCTTCTCCGACCACGAGGTCGAAGTGCTCTGGCACGGTCTCTCGGGCGCCCGCGAGGCGCAGTTGGTGGAGTGGGGCGTCGACCCCGACACCTTCTGGGACGCCCTACATGACGCGGAGAATCCGGCCGACCGCGCCGAGGCGACCTACCTCCACGACGACGCCGCGTTCGTTGCGGACCTCGATCGGCCCGTCGGTCTCGTCACCCACTGCCAGGAGTATCTCGTCGACCCGGTGCTCGATCACGTCGGCATCCGCGACTGGTTCGATACGGTCGTCTCCTGTACCGGTGAGATTGGATGGAAACCCGATCCTGCCCCCGTCTATCTCGCCATGTCCGATATCGGCGTCGACGACGAGGACGACGGCATCCTCGCCGGCGACGGGCCGAACGACATCGGCGCCGCGTGGAACGCCGGCCTCGACGGCGTTCACGTCGAACGCCACGGCCCGGACCGCCGCGGGCGGTGTGTCCTCGGCGACTATCGGGTCGAGTCGCTCGACGAACTGCGAAGGATGACGACATCCGACGACGCGGTCGGTCGCGCCGCGACGCCGACGGGCAGCGACTAG
- the lwrS gene encoding LWR-salt protein: MSATYVFRVTFRLDPVGVDADPDTFETVVTKPAAEPGTDGWLFFRDALWHGEVSDEDYLRRRAEEWLGVTVTDITFSELRTAEAYRDALREAIADADDFDDAPREVLHAHLGSSIRVE, translated from the coding sequence ATGAGCGCCACCTACGTCTTCCGCGTGACCTTTCGCCTCGACCCCGTCGGCGTCGACGCCGACCCCGACACCTTCGAGACGGTGGTCACGAAACCCGCCGCCGAACCGGGGACTGACGGCTGGCTGTTCTTCCGCGACGCGCTGTGGCACGGCGAGGTGAGCGACGAGGACTACCTCCGCCGGCGGGCCGAGGAGTGGCTCGGCGTCACCGTCACCGACATCACGTTCAGTGAACTGCGCACCGCCGAGGCGTATCGCGACGCCCTCCGCGAGGCCATCGCCGACGCCGACGACTTCGACGACGCGCCGCGGGAAGTGCTGCACGCGCATCTGGGGAGTTCGATCCGCGTCGAGTGA
- a CDS encoding 4a-hydroxytetrahydrobiopterin dehydratase produces MAERLDDDEIERRLPPEWERDGNEIVRVYPFDNYLDGVTFATRVGEVADEEFHHPEICIRYDEVEVRLTSHEAGGITDTDIRLAKLFDAER; encoded by the coding sequence ATGGCCGAACGTCTCGACGACGACGAAATCGAGCGACGGCTTCCGCCGGAGTGGGAGCGCGACGGCAACGAAATCGTCCGCGTCTACCCCTTCGATAACTACCTCGACGGCGTCACCTTCGCCACCCGGGTTGGGGAAGTGGCCGACGAAGAGTTCCATCATCCGGAGATCTGCATCCGGTACGACGAGGTGGAAGTGCGACTGACCAGCCACGAGGCGGGCGGCATCACCGACACCGACATCCGCCTCGCCAAACTGTTCGACGCCGAGCGCTGA
- the hemA gene encoding glutamyl-tRNA reductase yields MKTGVLQGVTVSHQHATVDEIEAVAGDDEAAVVRDLLASDGVDEAFALQTCNRAEAYVVTADATVGREALADFAAPVDGDAVRELNHETSLRHLMRVAAGLESLVLGENQIIGQLRTAFETARGVGGVGPVLEPAITKAIHVGERARTETTINEGVVSLGSAAVELAAQERDLDGATAMVVGAGEMGRLAARAFDDTPVTNIVVANRTVPHATHLAEDVETTASAVALDAAAAAAERADVLVTATNSPDHVLDRSDLATAGETLVIDLAQPRDVDPAVVELAAVDAFDIDSLESITADTRERRREAAATVERMIDEEFDRLLDSFKRQQADEAIAAMYESAEMVKERELRTAYSQLEAQGELTDEQRETVAALADALVGQLLSAPTKSLRDAAAEDDWETIQTALSLFDPEFGDHPSPTTAEAPREGIEGSDAPRHVRERLRED; encoded by the coding sequence ATGAAGACGGGTGTCCTCCAGGGCGTCACGGTATCCCACCAGCACGCCACCGTGGACGAGATCGAGGCCGTCGCGGGCGACGACGAGGCAGCCGTCGTGCGTGACCTGCTGGCGAGCGACGGCGTCGACGAGGCGTTCGCGCTCCAGACCTGTAACCGGGCCGAGGCGTACGTCGTGACCGCGGACGCTACGGTCGGCCGCGAGGCACTGGCCGACTTCGCAGCGCCGGTCGACGGGGACGCCGTCCGGGAACTCAACCACGAGACCAGCCTCCGCCACCTGATGCGTGTCGCGGCCGGGCTGGAATCCCTCGTTCTCGGCGAGAACCAGATCATCGGCCAACTCCGGACGGCGTTCGAGACGGCACGCGGCGTCGGCGGAGTCGGTCCGGTACTCGAGCCCGCCATCACGAAAGCGATCCACGTCGGCGAGCGCGCACGCACCGAGACGACGATCAACGAGGGCGTCGTCTCGCTCGGCAGCGCGGCCGTCGAACTCGCCGCGCAGGAGCGCGACCTCGACGGTGCGACGGCGATGGTCGTCGGCGCCGGCGAGATGGGCCGACTCGCGGCCCGCGCCTTCGACGACACGCCGGTCACGAACATCGTCGTCGCCAACCGGACGGTCCCGCACGCCACCCACCTCGCCGAAGACGTGGAGACGACGGCCTCGGCTGTCGCCCTCGACGCCGCCGCCGCGGCCGCCGAACGGGCCGACGTACTCGTCACGGCCACGAACAGCCCCGACCACGTCCTCGATCGATCGGATCTCGCGACGGCGGGCGAGACGCTCGTCATCGACCTCGCCCAGCCACGGGACGTCGACCCCGCGGTCGTGGAGCTGGCGGCCGTCGACGCGTTCGACATCGACTCGCTCGAATCCATCACCGCCGACACGCGCGAACGGCGCCGGGAGGCTGCGGCCACCGTCGAGCGCATGATCGACGAGGAGTTCGACCGCCTGCTCGACTCGTTCAAGCGCCAGCAGGCCGACGAGGCCATCGCCGCGATGTACGAGAGCGCGGAGATGGTCAAAGAGCGAGAACTCCGCACGGCGTACTCCCAACTGGAGGCCCAGGGCGAGTTGACCGACGAGCAACGCGAGACGGTCGCGGCGCTCGCGGACGCCCTCGTCGGGCAGTTGCTCTCGGCGCCGACCAAGAGCCTCCGCGACGCCGCCGCCGAGGACGACTGGGAAACGATCCAGACCGCGCTCAGCCTGTTCGATCCCGAGTTCGGCGATCACCCGTCGCCAACGACGGCGGAGGCGCCCCGGGAGGGGATCGAGGGCAGCGACGCCCCACGGCACGTCCGCGAGCGGTTGCGCGAGGACTGA
- a CDS encoding rhodanese-like domain-containing protein gives MTTSRRTFLAAASVTLGGVAGCLGGGGGSGSASNLGGYESTTTDGQVVPLAPLSDVVEWYNNGDARFADARSRTAYEESHIEGAVWSPARHGQRTDDPVEAWDTDTLIVTYCGCPHHLSSMRAASLIDSGYERVAALDEGFWAWQDGGYPVTGSSADVEPTLRVVEGRTDPTFAGEWAWARHDPSGQREVAPIADDGSYALNVRFADVGPDDPIRITTPAYELSAAAASLAAGVIGADGRLI, from the coding sequence ATGACGACCTCTCGACGGACCTTCCTCGCCGCAGCGAGCGTGACGCTGGGTGGCGTCGCCGGCTGTCTCGGCGGCGGTGGCGGCAGCGGTAGCGCATCGAACCTCGGCGGCTACGAGTCGACGACGACCGACGGACAGGTCGTTCCGCTGGCGCCGCTCTCGGATGTGGTCGAGTGGTACAACAACGGCGACGCCCGCTTCGCGGACGCCCGCTCTCGGACCGCCTACGAGGAGTCACACATCGAGGGCGCCGTCTGGAGTCCCGCTCGCCACGGTCAGCGCACCGACGACCCGGTCGAGGCCTGGGACACCGACACGCTGATCGTCACGTACTGTGGCTGCCCCCATCACCTCTCGTCGATGCGGGCGGCGTCGCTCATCGACTCGGGGTACGAGCGCGTGGCCGCCCTCGACGAGGGATTCTGGGCGTGGCAGGACGGCGGCTATCCGGTGACAGGGTCCAGCGCCGACGTGGAACCGACCCTTCGTGTCGTGGAGGGGCGCACCGATCCGACCTTCGCCGGCGAGTGGGCGTGGGCGCGTCACGACCCCTCCGGACAGCGCGAGGTCGCCCCCATCGCCGACGACGGGTCGTACGCGCTCAACGTCCGCTTTGCCGACGTGGGTCCCGACGACCCGATCCGGATCACGACGCCGGCCTACGAACTCTCGGCGGCGGCCGCGTCGTTGGCGGCGGGCGTCATCGGCGCCGACGGCCGACTCATATGA
- a CDS encoding DUF5778 family protein, with amino-acid sequence MSDVLDHDLYQRTKALLEPGDIDLAGAIVHTDLTGQEDLEMHELTVELNEVIADHAGKGETYIYAGNDDADFSSNQFQGLTVDGEEFVWECQQLLREGTFDIVFYYEADLDQEALVAALRDRGYDVTSVVLDENDDMTAERSN; translated from the coding sequence ATGAGCGACGTACTCGACCACGACCTCTACCAGCGGACGAAAGCGCTGCTCGAACCGGGCGATATCGATCTCGCCGGCGCCATCGTCCACACCGACCTGACGGGCCAAGAGGACCTCGAGATGCACGAACTCACGGTCGAACTCAACGAGGTCATCGCCGACCACGCCGGCAAGGGCGAGACGTACATCTACGCCGGCAACGACGACGCCGACTTCTCCTCGAACCAGTTTCAGGGGCTCACGGTCGACGGCGAGGAGTTCGTCTGGGAGTGTCAGCAACTCCTCCGTGAGGGAACGTTCGACATCGTGTTCTACTACGAAGCCGACCTGGACCAAGAAGCGCTGGTCGCGGCCCTCCGCGACCGCGGCTACGACGTGACGAGCGTCGTCCTCGACGAGAACGACGACATGACCGCCGAGCGGTCCAACTGA
- a CDS encoding Lrp/AsnC family transcriptional regulator: MDELDRRILSILRRDSRTPYTEIADRVDTSEGTVRNRVERLVDEGIIERFTVATHTGNVKAMIEVSVAVDVDTTGVSDRIAEWDEVDFVWQVSGEEDIVMVVDATDTRAVNELITKTRDLDEVQNTKTRLILDERLG; encoded by the coding sequence ATGGACGAACTGGACCGGCGGATTCTGAGCATCCTCCGGCGGGATTCGCGGACGCCCTACACCGAGATCGCCGACCGGGTCGACACGTCGGAGGGAACGGTCCGCAACCGGGTCGAACGCCTCGTCGACGAGGGGATCATCGAGCGCTTCACCGTCGCGACACACACCGGCAACGTAAAAGCGATGATCGAGGTCTCCGTCGCCGTCGACGTGGACACCACGGGCGTCTCCGACCGGATCGCCGAGTGGGACGAGGTGGACTTCGTCTGGCAGGTCTCGGGTGAGGAGGACATCGTCATGGTCGTCGACGCCACCGACACCCGCGCCGTCAACGAACTCATCACGAAGACGCGGGACTTAGACGAGGTGCAGAACACGAAAACGCGGCTCATTCTCGACGAGCGCCTGGGGTAG
- the carA gene encoding glutamine-hydrolyzing carbamoyl-phosphate synthase small subunit, which yields MSDAYLALEDGRVVEARGRAPGRTRGELVFTTAYTGYEESLTDPSYAEQVLTFSYPLIGNYGVRSERFESDHIQPQAAIAREFTEEVVEWCESEDVPAIDHLDTRDLVTSIREEGAMKCGLAVGPDATPEAAKEELDACKGMSEHTDIGAQVSVDDPEVYEGGAAATVALIDCGAKGSIIDSLVERNATVHVLPYDATPADVAAVDPDVLFISNGPGDPVNFEAAEQLVSEYLGDLPVAGICLGQQVVANALGGSTEKMAFGHRGVNQPVRDLETDRVVMTTQNHGYTVGDPGDRLDVTQVNVNDGTAEGLANEDLGVITRQYHPEANPGPHDSLDFFDDVLDLVSADAPVAASD from the coding sequence ATGTCGGACGCCTATCTCGCACTGGAGGACGGCCGCGTCGTGGAAGCGCGCGGTCGTGCTCCGGGTCGGACGCGCGGCGAACTGGTCTTTACGACCGCGTACACGGGGTACGAGGAGAGCCTCACCGATCCCTCGTACGCCGAGCAGGTACTGACGTTCTCCTACCCCCTGATCGGCAACTACGGCGTCCGATCCGAGCGGTTCGAATCGGATCACATCCAGCCCCAGGCCGCCATCGCGCGAGAGTTCACCGAGGAGGTCGTCGAGTGGTGTGAGTCGGAGGACGTCCCCGCCATCGACCACCTCGACACTCGCGACCTCGTCACCTCCATCCGCGAGGAGGGTGCGATGAAATGCGGGCTGGCTGTCGGCCCCGACGCGACGCCCGAAGCGGCGAAGGAAGAACTCGACGCCTGCAAGGGCATGAGCGAGCACACCGACATCGGCGCGCAGGTGAGCGTCGACGACCCAGAGGTCTACGAGGGCGGCGCGGCCGCGACGGTCGCCCTCATCGACTGCGGCGCCAAGGGATCGATCATCGACTCCCTGGTCGAGCGCAACGCCACGGTTCACGTCCTGCCGTACGACGCGACGCCGGCGGACGTGGCCGCCGTCGACCCCGACGTGCTCTTCATCTCGAACGGCCCCGGCGACCCCGTCAACTTCGAGGCCGCCGAACAGCTGGTGTCGGAGTATCTCGGCGACCTGCCCGTCGCCGGCATCTGTCTCGGCCAGCAGGTCGTCGCCAACGCCCTCGGCGGCAGCACCGAGAAGATGGCCTTCGGCCACCGCGGCGTCAACCAGCCCGTCCGTGACCTGGAGACCGACCGCGTCGTCATGACGACCCAGAACCACGGCTACACGGTCGGCGACCCCGGCGACCGCCTCGACGTGACTCAGGTGAACGTCAACGACGGCACCGCGGAAGGCCTTGCCAACGAGGACCTGGGCGTCATCACCCGGCAGTACCACCCCGAGGCCAACCCCGGTCCCCACGACTCCCTCGATTTCTTCGACGACGTCCTCGACCTGGTGTCGGCGGACGCTCCAGTCGCCGCCTCGGACTAA
- a CDS encoding MFS transporter: protein MSVPSGAAGVVARPRRAVATVVFVVFLDLVGFGIVVPILPYYVRSFGVGDVFIGLLAATYSLTQFLAAPALGRYSDRWGRRPVILFSLAGSAVAWTVFGLADQAGTAGGVVGGVATLFLARALAGAMGGNIAAAQAYVADVTPPERRTRALGLVGAAFSLGFIFGPAIGGALASETAVRMASTLPIPATRFSLPAFGAAGMSLVALGVACVALDEPDRHRAPAERTTLVSQFVDALRDPRLRGLVLAFFLISVAFAGVQVMFIPFVADASAYRFDATGAALLLTYVGVLGAVNQGVLVGRLSDRIGSGRLAVVGAALLLVSLAALPFAPELGSVVPAPGGPAWLTRELVALLGVLGLLSLGNGLLNPSLAALVSVSAGPAEQGTAFGVTQGAGSLGRTVGPPAAAALYALVYWSPFVAGAVVVLPVIVVLLRRIAREETVTE, encoded by the coding sequence ATGAGCGTCCCCAGCGGAGCGGCGGGCGTCGTTGCTCGACCTCGCCGGGCGGTGGCGACCGTGGTGTTCGTCGTCTTCCTCGACCTCGTCGGCTTCGGCATTGTTGTTCCCATCCTCCCGTACTACGTCCGGAGTTTCGGCGTCGGCGACGTGTTCATCGGCCTGTTGGCGGCGACGTACTCGCTGACGCAGTTTCTCGCCGCCCCCGCGCTGGGTCGGTACTCCGACCGCTGGGGACGGCGACCGGTGATCCTGTTCTCGCTCGCGGGCAGCGCCGTCGCGTGGACCGTCTTCGGCCTCGCGGACCAGGCCGGTACCGCCGGGGGCGTCGTCGGCGGCGTCGCGACGCTCTTTCTCGCCCGCGCCCTCGCCGGAGCGATGGGCGGCAACATCGCCGCGGCGCAGGCGTACGTGGCGGACGTGACGCCACCGGAGCGCCGGACGCGGGCGCTCGGCCTCGTCGGCGCCGCGTTCAGTCTGGGGTTCATCTTCGGCCCGGCCATCGGCGGCGCGCTGGCGAGCGAGACGGCGGTTCGGATGGCGTCGACGCTCCCCATCCCGGCGACGCGGTTCTCGCTACCCGCGTTCGGCGCGGCGGGGATGAGCCTCGTCGCCCTCGGGGTCGCATGCGTCGCCCTCGACGAACCCGACCGCCACCGCGCGCCGGCGGAGCGAACCACGCTCGTCTCGCAGTTCGTCGACGCCCTCCGTGATCCGCGACTTCGGGGCCTCGTGCTCGCGTTCTTTCTCATCTCCGTCGCCTTCGCCGGCGTGCAGGTCATGTTCATCCCCTTCGTCGCCGACGCGAGCGCGTACCGGTTCGACGCCACCGGAGCGGCGCTGTTGCTCACCTACGTCGGCGTACTCGGCGCAGTGAATCAGGGGGTGCTCGTGGGGCGCCTCTCCGACCGCATCGGCTCCGGACGCCTCGCCGTCGTGGGCGCAGCGCTCCTGCTCGTTTCGCTTGCCGCCCTCCCGTTCGCCCCGGAACTCGGGAGCGTCGTACCGGCGCCGGGGGGTCCGGCGTGGCTCACCCGCGAACTCGTGGCCCTGCTTGGCGTGTTGGGGCTACTTTCGCTGGGAAACGGCCTCCTCAACCCGTCGCTGGCGGCGCTCGTCTCGGTGAGTGCCGGACCGGCGGAACAGGGCACTGCCTTCGGCGTTACACAGGGCGCGGGGAGTCTCGGCCGGACGGTCGGCCCGCCCGCGGCAGCGGCGCTGTACGCGTTGGTCTACTGGTCACCCTTCGTCGCTGGCGCAGTGGTCGTCCTGCCAGTGATCGTGGTGCTCCTCCGGCGGATCGCACGTGAAGAGACGGTGACGGAGTGA
- a CDS encoding homoserine kinase gives MVTVRAPATSANLGSGFDVFGAALDRPADVVRVEKADRTTIDVVGYGSEFIPEDPANNTVGAVAEALDAPAHIQIDKGIRPSSGLGSSGASAAAAALALNELYDRGLTREELVPIAGKGEATVSGEVHLDNVAPALLGGFTVATGRDVTTVDADIPLVACLPEIAISTRDARDVVPAGATMEQLIYTVGRAATLTTGMCRDDPRLVGKGMHDRLVTPARADLISGYDLVREAALDAGATGVTVSGAGPGVLAACYPDDRREIAAAMVAGFDEAGVDARAYQTKIGTGATLY, from the coding sequence ATGGTTACGGTCAGGGCTCCCGCTACGAGTGCGAACCTCGGCAGCGGTTTCGATGTCTTCGGCGCCGCCCTCGACCGCCCCGCGGACGTCGTCAGGGTCGAGAAAGCAGATCGGACGACCATCGATGTCGTCGGCTACGGCAGCGAGTTCATCCCCGAAGACCCGGCGAACAACACCGTCGGCGCCGTCGCGGAGGCGCTCGACGCGCCGGCACACATCCAGATCGACAAGGGGATTCGGCCCTCGTCGGGGCTCGGCTCCTCGGGAGCGAGCGCCGCCGCCGCCGCGCTCGCCCTCAACGAACTCTACGATCGCGGCCTCACGCGGGAGGAACTGGTCCCGATCGCGGGCAAGGGCGAGGCCACCGTCTCCGGCGAGGTCCACCTCGACAACGTCGCTCCCGCGCTCCTCGGCGGATTCACCGTCGCCACCGGCCGCGACGTGACGACGGTCGATGCCGACATCCCGCTCGTGGCCTGCCTGCCGGAAATCGCCATCTCGACGCGTGACGCGCGGGATGTCGTCCCAGCGGGCGCGACGATGGAACAACTCATCTACACCGTCGGCCGGGCGGCGACGCTCACGACGGGGATGTGCCGGGACGACCCGCGCCTCGTCGGCAAAGGGATGCACGACCGTCTGGTCACGCCCGCCCGGGCTGACCTCATCTCGGGATACGATCTGGTCCGCGAGGCGGCGCTCGACGCGGGCGCGACGGGCGTCACCGTCAGCGGCGCTGGCCCGGGCGTGCTCGCCGCGTGTTACCCGGACGACCGCCGCGAGATCGCGGCCGCGATGGTCGCCGGCTTCGACGAGGCCGGCGTCGACGCGCGGGCCTACCAGACGAAAATCGGGACCGGCGCGACGCTCTATTAG